tcatattaaaaatgtCTTCCTTTTAGAGAACCCTAATTGATACCAACCTTTATGTGATGCTATCTCTTTCATTGTTCATATGATCAATGTAGTggaaaaaaaagatacaaattCATTGATTCGAATCTAATAGTCTTGATCGTTTAAAAATCTTGAAATACATGTTAAATGTTTTCACTAAATAAGTGTAAATAACATGTAACGAACCAATTAGATCAGACAGAATGTAATGTAATTTCAAATCCAAACTCATATGATTCAAAACCTAAATCCGCCTGTACATACAAATCAATGTACGTATCTACACATGTATTTATACGTATAAACAACACTCTGtcataccccccccccccctcattAAAGTTTTTGTATGGTATTTTGTCCAAATTTATGGTGTCCATATGTAGGAATAGGACCACAAAAGGGACAGAAGCACAAGTCTAAGGGTTCATACTGCACATTGTAAAGGAAATGTACTTTGGCCAAGTTTTAAAACTTTATGACCCCTCTTGCATTCTTTGTGGGCTAAATTATatcactctttttttcttttttcttttcccccTACCTATAGATATAGATTCAAAGTACTTAATTCAATAGATAATAATTGGTGGGTCAAAATGAACATATAAATAAACAGGGCTAGCTAGCTAGTAttgtttgtgacctatcaatacCATATGGTATAACTCTACTATTTTTCACATGTTGTTGCACCTATATTGTCTCtttcttaaataatatatttcgaTCACATTCCTATTTCAATTatcttaataattaataaagatttACATGGAttgtacaatatatatatatatatagcgattaacatatattatattcaGTATGATTTTACACGTACGATTTAGCAATCCCTAGGAGGGTCAAATCACACATGCCTTCGATAAccttagaaaaaaatatatgtatatatcgtaagtataagatatataaataaattttatattttatatatatatcgaggATACACAAAATCTTTTTATAATCCaatcaattaataattaaaaaatataaagataatgtcgtaaaatattcaaactctattttgttaaccattaaataaaaaagaacagcAAATATTGTAGATCCTTGGCGGTGATTAGTAGTTAAAGGTTAggtatgaattatgaaaaaacagttacatatcatatattatatggttcataatatatatattatttaatgtaCTAAGATTTGGtgctttaattaaattagatttgAATGAGACAACAATATCTAGTTAGTTGGTTCTTGCCTGCctatgaaaaaatatgaagtaaaaagaattttttttttttgatcttATTTTAGAATCTCTGCAGAGTAATTGAATCagtaaaatagtttttaattaCTCAATTGCATGTTACAGAAGATGAGTAGTtgggatttatttttttaaaaaaataaaattgatattccATGTTgtgaaaatcaaaataaattaaagagtcTTTGAAGTATTTACGGTAGAGTTATTTTCATGTGATTAGGGTTCGAATACTGAAATATGTTGTTGATGTTTCCGTCATGATATGCTTTCTATTGTACATCTCTTTCTCGGATTTTGAGTGAATGCAGAATTTTTCGTGCATCGATTTTCCTTTACACAgttttaacaaagaaaaaatagtaaatgtTATTTTTGAGTTTTCGTATATAACAATCttctattttattaaaaaaaaataaaatattgaaataacaataaaatcgTCTCCGTATAATCTACAATTCATATGTTTAAATGATGAAATCAACTACTAACACTTCTATCATGATATATATACTCCCTATAATACACTTCTTAGGATGTAAAAAGTATGGTTCCATGTATAAaaagtttgttattttataaaagattgaAGCAATAGTAAAACTTCCTTcgtataatttataaatgacATAATACGTATATTAGACTCTAAATTTGATTTCAAACTTTAattttgacctccaacttttataatatacaaacaaatattttaaacagacactttaaatattcaacttttaagttcaAATGGATCAGAGAGCCCTTTGTGTCTGATTCTTGAAATACATTATGGCATATGGGAAGAGGGCACTTGCTACATTTATAGGATGAAACAATAGATAACAAATAATGGCCCATTTTCAATATCATGTACAAATAAAGACACTTGGAGTAAAAAGAGTATTTTATAAGGACGACAACATATATTCagtataattttataagtatgtttaagaaaaataaaatgtaagtaaatttacttttatctagaaatattgttttttcttatatgtagaatatattaaaatattatttacttttataattttaaatataatataataaaaattgaaaccGACTAGATAAACAAATCGAAAAGAAAGATATCATATCCAAaaatctttcctttttttttcttctctaacATGTTGACAGGCTATTAGACTTAGGTGGGCTACTGATATATGAAGTATTCAAATTTCAATCATGCctacaataaaattaaatgaacaaactaaaatgaccCCTCTTATAATTTAAGGCTGATATATAGTTTCAAAgacattaattattattctagATTTTAAGATGCATGCATATTAAAAATCATCTTACCTGTATTTATCTCCTAGTTTCCAACAGAACATGTTTATAGGACCAACATATCTGAATCCCAACTAATTCTAATAGCAAATTATAAATCTGTTTAAGGAATATAATCTTCATGTTCTGACGATGATTTTGGTGAAGCGATAAGTACTCTTTCATCCttaataaaaaatctcaaatttaaatCTCTTGACTACGGAGTCATCCTTGTTAAGAAGTGTTCACTTTAATCGAGCTTCAATGTGAATAACGAACTTCAGACGAGaaaaccaaaattaaaaataaataaatcttcatgtagtaaaaaatgaaaaaaaaatcaactatgaaTATTGATGTGTCAAGTGATCTTCTAACAATatcagaaacagattttatGGTCAAATATTACTCTATAGTATTTAAGTACATGTGCTTAAAATTCTATGGAGCACATGCAATTCcaagaatatatttaattttccacattaatacatatatctagttttttatttgatataaaatattgagATCAATGAGATGGATGGAGTGTTAAAAAGAGATGCAGATGCTGAGATAGATGCATGGTTAtgttaaataagaaataatcaCATTCGTCAGAAGGTACAAATATCAGGATAAAATACGAGAAAGATCACTTGATATACAAAGCGATGAAGTAGACTTAAAATCacatgaaaggaaattctctcGAAAAACATACAAATACCTTGTATCAATGAAGATTTAGCGAAAAAATAGAATAGAAAGGAAGAAATAAATCTATATAAGCGATAACTACTAGTTGAAGATACGTTCTAAACTCGTTAGAACGAGCAATATCCCAATAGGTTTCAGATCAAATCGAGTTCATATGCTAGATGAAGAAGCACAAACCAAGTAAGCAGGGAAAAAGTTGTAAACTTGCATAggaaatagtagtaataataaacCTTATGTACAAGGTTAACTAAGCAAGAAATCCAGATCGTTCAACGAACGTTCTAGCACAGAAACACTTAACGTGCCTTTTCAGGCATTACCGCGCATTGGTAACAAAAAAGGAAGTTGCATCAAGTTATAGTTTCTGTTAACTTGCAGTAGACATAGTTTTACCACAAGCTTGACAAAAATCTGATACCTAAGGATTAGCAATCTTGAAAGCATTCGATGAGCTATGATTTCAACCATTTTGCTCCGCGGAATCAAAGCCATACTTGTTTCCGCCCCATGCAATGTAACTGTCCTGTGATCCAAACTCCTACACGAAAATTTGATGTTGAATCACAATTATGCAGAGAATATAAGAACAATGACATTAACCAAGAAGAGATGAACCTTGTACAAATTTAGCACTTCCCTCCTTTTCAACTTGTTTGACATTAACAAAAtgcttcttttctttttgacaaCTCTTTAATTCTACATGGCAATGTTTAAGACCAGGGCGTTTTGGTAAATCCTACTTAATTTCTTAAACGTTGTGCCAAGTaaaaattagacaaataaattgaaacggagggaaTATGTAAATGTTATGGAAGATACAAGATTTAACTTACAAGTTGACTAAGCCGGAAATCAGGTGGAGTGCCAATCTCTATGTTGGCTGGATCAGCAACAAATTGTTGGCACTCCTCCAAATCCTTCTTCAGATCCTCGGGTCCTAAACGCGCATAATCAGCAAGACTAGGTCTACATTTCTGCacttggtcattttcatttccatcCCTATTAGGAGACTGGCTCGCGAGAAGATCATCACATAAGGATAGCCCTTCTACAAGTTGTTGAGAATCCAGCAAATATTGTGACTCGCTGTCCCACCATTTCGGATCATCTCCAGTCTCGGTCTCAATTTTTGTCCCAGTTTCATCGATTTGATTCTCAATGTTTTGATCTTGATCCTCAGGCTGTTCAGGAAGAGCTCCCATGTCATCTTCTACGTAATCCTCCACCTCATGATACTGATACAAAGCAAGAAGAGACGTAGTAACTAGTAAGAAAGCCAGGACTGTATAAATACTTTTTATCATTGATAAGCATAATACTAGGTGCAACAAGCTTGAATATCTTGTTCTCTTCTTTGCTTAAGTAATATCTGATACCGAACAAGgcgacaacaacaacatacccagtgtagaGAGGGTGTTTCCATAGTAATGTCCCGTACCGACCAAAAGAAACAGATGTTTCACAATAATGAACAAAAGCACTTTAACATATCATACATAGAGAAACTTACTAAATTGGTCTATTCTTGCGTAAAATTAACATTGATCAGCAACGACATTACATTTTGTAATACCTGGTTAACGGGACTAGCAGCAGCAATTTGCTGTCTTGCATCCATACTGGAGGACAATCTGTCACTGCGAGGGGGTTCAGGAGTCACAGACTTTGGGGTATGTGGATCTACTTTAGCAACCATACATTCGGAGTCCTCGGGGAATTCTTGTTCAATTTTTTCACCCTGCTTGACTTGCTGTTGCTGATAAAATACTTTAGACACAACATACTCCCCTTCCCTTTCATCTTCACCAGTTCCTAGGTGATACTGGTGCATCACCCAATTTGTCTTCTCGGCTTTCCCACCCTTAGATGGGCTTATATAAAGAACCATAATCTTCTTACACCCTCTTTGGATTCCATCTAAGATAACAGGTTTTGTGCGACCAGTCTTATGCCAGCGGACATCACCAGAATTATCACCATGTATTTTCCTACGCTTACGTGTTCCTGTATTATAAGCCTTAATTGCTCGGTGAAAGAAGTGTGCGACACATCCATCCTGCTTAACACCTACAAAACTTGTATTCAGCAAAGACGAAGATCcataacaaatcaaaaacaGAAATTGCAAGAACGGGAATAGGATAATCATTTTTATACCTGGTAAATTTTGAGGATGTGTATAGCAGATACCATCATCCTCATTAACAGTTGGAATGAACTCATCGATAAAAGGATGGGAATTCCGATCACCACCTTCGACTTTTCCAATTAAGTGCCAAATAATCTCTTGATCAGTTGGATCAAATTTTACACCTCTTGGCAATCCTGGCCAGTCATGGCTGACCTGGAAAGACGAACTTAAATGTTTCAGTTAAAGGTATCATAACTACCAATTCCCTCTGTTCATTTCCCTcgtatttgaattattttactGTTTTCCTTTACATAGAGGGGAAAGGGGTTCTTGAAAACTTTTCATGGCAGCTAATACAATCAATCACAGATTATAATAGCCATGGAAGTAGAGGGGAAAGGGGTTCTTGATAACTTTTCATGGCAGCTAATTACAATCAATCACAGATTATAATAGCTATGGAAAACATACTTCTAATTTGTCAAGAAATTCATCTCCAAAATACTATATATACGAGAAGATTGATATAATTTGCAAATAATAAGCACTTTCATTAACAGTCCATACAAAGGATATTCAACAGAATGATTAACAGGGAGAATTAAAGTTCATGAGACAAGACTCTTACGTCATTGTTGTCAATGATAAACTGGCAATTAGGGCAAGCTTTTGTAGGGTTGCTCTTCCAATTCACTGTTGCAGGATCACCTGATGCACTCTTAATTTTTGTTGCAATCCTCCTACTGTCAACTAACCATGATGGCCTGCAAGGTATAACGAGGATCACCTTTTGTCCCGTTTCTCAACATCAATATACCCAGTATAGTCGCAcaaagtggggtctggggaAGGTAAAGTGTACACAGACCCTACCCCTACTTCAGAGATAGAGAGGTCGTTCCAAAAGACCCTCAGCTCACGGAAAAACAGTCCAAAGCAGTCCCAAAAAAGAAGTAATAGAAGCACAAGAAACAACAGATAATAACAAAACCAAAACCAGCCGATAGTAATAGGACGAGAACTACAATAAAACAATAGACAATCGAGGTACAAGAAACAACAGATAGTAATCAAAGGACAAGAAACCAGAGGAGCAATACCACGACTACTAATACAAGCGGACAACAAGTTTTGTCCTCGTTTTCTCATCCCATTAAAATCAGTCAGCGAGATAAGGTGTGTGGGATGCATTATCCATTGTGTGAGTTTCTCATCTTTAAGTTATCCTTCTGGAGCTACCAAATGAAGATCAACGTGTCTTAGATTTATATTTATGCTTTTCTTTTATCTGTAACATTGAACTAGACATCTAAAGTTGTGAGACTATCACTTATTCTTTCTTTGAGAAGAGATAATATCCTTTTCTGAGAAGAGATTATTAACTCATTCTAAGACGCAGAGATATATCAATTTATCAAACAATCTAATGGTCATCAAAAGTATATAGCTTCAATTGTGTTAAAAAATCATTGTATGTAACAAACAATTCAAAATCCATTGGCAATTTCAGAAAACATGCAACACTTCTCTGCAAAGAGATGAATATGATTGCAAAAAGGAAAAGGAGCAACAGTACAATTCACGCAAAAAATACATACAGGCGATAACCAACTAATTGAGGTTATGATTTAGACATGTTGAGTCTTCCACTATGTTAAGAGACATTTATGTTAGTACAAGATGAAGAGAATCACTAGTTTCCGAAAACCCCAAACTACTGAATATCAAATGAACAGGACCAAGTGCCGTGAAATGGAGAACATTCATATAAGTGCAACCCCTCTGGCTTGGAATTGAGCCCTTGAAGCAAGCTGCTGTTTGTGTATTTTGATTAACCTATTTAAGGTGACTTAATGTTCCGACTTTAGCATACATTAAACTAGAAAGTTCATCTTGTTTGCCACAATAAGCATAAGACAAGGtcataatttttgtttctattgCTTTGAGCAAATAAAATATCCTTATTAATATGGGCCTTCCATGCATAGCCCTCTTTGGGTATTCCACTAAGAACCAATACCACAACATAAAGATCCCAACCTCATTCAACTAAGGAAACCCCTTCAAACTGATCAAGAGCCATTAGAACCTCTACCACTCTTAAGTAATTGCTCGGTTTTGAAATTTTAAGCAAAAAATTCCAAGTCAAAGAATCAGCTCAGCATAAGTCAATAGACAAATACAACTTTTTCCATTCAtcaaaatcacaacttttcagtCATTCCTTGattaaaagaagttaaaaacAATTAACAACCCATATCTCACTCGATCAAGTAAACCACTTCAAACCCAGTCACCTAAAGGAAACATCAAAACCTACTACCACTCTTAGAGCATCAGTCATTGGCCGATTTTGAGTCTTTGAGCAATCAGAACTCCAAAACTTGTCATTGAGTCAAACCAAAACATCTGCTCAAAGAATATCAACAGACAAATACAACTTGATGTTCATCAAAATCAACACTTCAAGTCATCCCTTCACTTCAAAAACCCAGTAACAAATTAAACATCCATCACTCACTCTACCAAATAAACCCCTTCAAGCCCATTCGCacaggaaaaaagaagaaacctTTAAAACTACTAGAAAGAATCAAAGATGGGTCTATTTTGACCAAAAGGAACTCTAATCCACCATTGTATCAAACCAGCATAGCAAAAACAACCTACTTAgcgtaatcccacaagtggcgTCTGGGGAGAGTGGTATCTAAACAGCCTTagccttacccctaccttgcgGAGGTAGAGAGGCTAAACCTAGCATAGCAAACCCAGAAAATACACAAATTCCAACTCACCACTACCCAAAATCACAACTTGAGTCATCCCTTCACTTCAAGATTCAACATACATTAGTAAAAATCCAATCTTGTTCATATCAAACTGATTAccagattaaataaaaaatgaaactttAGCAAACATCAAtccaagaaaaacacaaaaaagagattcaaagtaaaaaaaaaaaaaaagagagagagagagaatcagCATACCTAGCCATTGAAGAATGATGTGATCAAAACCCTTTGCtgattttcttttccttttgggGTATTATCATAGAATGTCGCAATAAGTACAGTCCTAGTGGTTTCTTTGTAGTTTCCcactttttaattcatttaatttattttttaatttagaaatgtgttttttatttgaatgatGTTATGACTAAACACTGACAACAAAAGACCGCAAAGAGCCAAGtcaataataaatttcatataattaaattgttatatataaaaatatatgaagattatgtattatgtttatGTATCATATAAACTTTTTTGATTTGAATAAAAGATGcaaggaaatatatatatatatatatatatatatatatatatatatatatatatatatatatataatgagttGTTTGACATTTTAGAGgcacaacaatttttttattttgtaatttacgACATTATatttgtctcttttttttttttcttataataatttaaagctTTTATTTGATTACATGTTTTTTTTCCTTGActaatatttactttttcattaattttataaatatttcttattatatattttgaaagtaCTCCTATCCATGTGCCTCGTAGTAAAGCAAAGTGAAAATTGTTAGAATACACTATTactcatttttttgaaaatcttgcTTATAGCTCActttaatcaaattatttttatttgtaattgacttatttatgtttgaatttaAGATATTGagtgtatattttttattcaaaatgtttttatttttgattgattGAAAATGGTGGTGCTGCATGTAAAATATTGGagtaattaatataaagtacaaaaataaattttaattaacgtaatgtttgatcataaattttgaataatattatgaaaatttatttgtgcagaataaaatgtgtttaattttaattatgattaaaataaaatatttaataggtTCTGAAATACCTTTTCTACCCCTCTCTCCTCTCCTAATTACACATTtcatctttttgttctttcattcATTCCACGTTCTTCGCTCCACCGTGAAAAAACCCGTCTCCGGCGCCAAATCATGTCCGGCAAATCCCGAAACTTCCGCCGTCGTGGCGGTGACGACGGCGACGATGATGAAACCGCCACTAAGTCCACCAACGGTACCGCTGCTAAACCTACGACCACCGCTTCCGCTTCCGCCGCCAAACCCAAAAAGAAAAGTCTACTTAGTTTCGCCGACGACGAAGAGTCCGACGATACTCCCTTCGTTCGGCCTTCCTCCAAACCCTCATCTGCTTCTTCGCGAATCACGAAACCCTCTTCGTCATCTTCTGCGCACAAGCTTACTTCTGGAAAAGACCGAATTACCCCTAAACCTACTTCATTCACCTCCAATGTACAACCTCAAGCTGGGACTTACACCAAGGAAGCTCTCCTTGAGCTCCAGAAGAACACTAGAACCTTAGTTGGTTCTCGCTCTTCCCAACCCAAACCAGAACCCAGGCCTGGGCCCGTTGAGCCAGTTATAGTTTTGAAAGGGCTTGTGAAACCTCCATTTAGTGTGAGTGCCCAAACTCAGCAAAATgggaaagagagtgaagatgacGAAATGGATGTTGATCAATTTGGTGGTACTGTTAATAGGTTGGGTTCAATGGCATTGGAGAAGGATTCGAGGAAGAAAGATGATGTTGGGTCAGTAATACCTGATAAGATGACTATTGATGCAATAAGGGCTAAGAGGGAGAGGCTACGTCAAGCTAGGCCTGCGGCTCAGGACTTTATAGCATTGGATGAAGGAGGTAATCATGGTGAAGCTGAGGGGTTGAGTGATGAGGAGCCGGAGTTTCAGCAGAGAATTGGGTTCTATGGG
This DNA window, taken from Solanum lycopersicum chromosome 5, SLM_r2.1, encodes the following:
- the LOC101265920 gene encoding SUPPRESSOR OF GAMMA RESPONSE 1 — protein: MARPSWLVDSRRIATKIKSASGDPATVNWKSNPTKACPNCQFIIDNNDVSHDWPGLPRGVKFDPTDQEIIWHLIGKVEGGDRNSHPFIDEFIPTVNEDDGICYTHPQNLPGVKQDGCVAHFFHRAIKAYNTGTRKRRKIHGDNSGDVRWHKTGRTKPVILDGIQRGCKKIMVLYISPSKGGKAEKTNWVMHQYHLGTGEDEREGEYVVSKVFYQQQQVKQGEKIEQEFPEDSECMVAKVDPHTPKSVTPEPPRSDRLSSSMDARQQIAAASPVNQYHEVEDYVEDDMGALPEQPEDQDQNIENQIDETGTKIETETGDDPKWWDSESQYLLDSQQLVEGLSLCDDLLASQSPNRDGNENDQVQKCRPSLADYARLGPEDLKKDLEECQQFVADPANIEIGTPPDFRLSQLEFGSQDSYIAWGGNKYGFDSAEQNG